The Lonchura striata isolate bLonStr1 chromosome 5, bLonStr1.mat, whole genome shotgun sequence genome window below encodes:
- the RASSF9 gene encoding ras association domain-containing protein 9 isoform X1 has protein sequence MAPFGRNLLKARHKNRSPSKDMASNEREIVVWVCQEEKIVCGLTKRTTCSEVIQALLEEHQTTFGEKKVLFGKPSDYCIVEKWRGSERVLPPLTKILRLWKAWGEEQANLHFVLVKSDAFLSFPLWKTAEAKVVQNVEKQWDLSPANYMKMLPIDKQKKIVRKTFRKLAKLKQDSVQQERDNMETLIHLIISQDHTIHQQVLRMKELDMEIEKCEAKFHLDRVANDGENYVQDSYLMIGTSEAEHQGSRPDDQKEMHDYLSKSEGILQVEERLKHHKQLIENLCAEIEREVHGICMGKNGESVRTEGAANAELETSDLESVKYELEKSMKDGLRINSYLSCIQKELTYRDSLLQKKEKEYELLTEEFNLLHVKDNIETRLQSNEEPSKGSGISSTSIAVPDFVHRVTNLDINDTDSDTGISSTHSQDSEITAGDMVLLST, from the exons ATGGCTCCTTTTGGAAGGAATTTATTAAAAGCCCGGCATAAAAACAG ATCTCCCAGCAAGGACATGGCTTCAAATGAAAGAGAGATTGTGGTTTGGGTTTGCCAGGAGGAGAAGATTGTATGTGGTCTGACAAAGCGCACAACTTGCTCAGAAGTGATTCAAGCACTGCTTGAGGAACATCAGACAACATTTGGAGAGAAGAAGGTCCTTTTTGGCAAACCTAGTGATTACTGCATTGTAGAAAAATGGAGAGGCTCGGAGAGAGTACTGCCTCCCTTGACAAAAATTCTGAGACTTTGGAAGGCCTGGGGGGAAGAGCAGGCTAATTTGCATTTTGTATTGGTAAAGTCAGATGCTTTCCTCTCATTTCCATTGTGGAAGACAGCTGAAGCCAAGGTAGTACAAAATGTAGAAAAACAGTGGGACCTCAGTCCAGCAAACTACATGAAGATGTTGCCAATagacaagcaaaagaaaattgtgAGGAAGACTTTCCGGAAACTGGCCAAGCTTAAGCAGGACAGTGTTCAGCAAGAGAGAGATAATATGGAGACACTGATTCATCTGATCATTTCTCAAGATCATACCATTCATCAACAAGTCCTTAGAATGAAGGAACTAGATATGGAAATTGAAAAATGTGAAGCAAAATTCCATCTAGATCGTGTGGCAAATGATGGAGAAAATTATGTGCAGGACTCCTACTTAATGATTGGTACAAGTGAGGCTGAGCATCAAGGGAGTAGGCCAGATGATCAAAAAGAGATGCATGACTACTTGAGCAAAAGTGAGGGAATTTTACAGGTTGAAGAGAGACTGAAACATCACAAACAATTAATAGAGAACTTGTGTGCTGAAATTGAAAGAGAAGTACACGGTATTTGCATGGGAAAAAACGGAGAGTCTGTTCGCACAGAAGGAGCCGCTAATGCTGAACTGGAAACCTCAGATTTGGAAAGTGTAAAATATGAGCTGGAAAAAAGTATGAAAGATGGTCTGAGAATCAACTCATACCTGAGCTGCATCCAGAAAGAACTTACATACAGGGACTCACTGcttcaaaagaaggaaaaagaatatgAACTTCTTACAGAAGAATTTAATTTACTACATGTTAAGGACAACATTGAAACTAGGCTTCAATCAAATGAAGAGCCATCTAAGGGCAGTGGCATCTCCAGTACCAGCATTGCTGTTCCAGACTTTGTTCATAGAGTGACTAATCTGGACATAAATGATACAGACTCTGACACTGGAATCAGCTCTACACACAGTCAGGACTCTGAAATAACTGCAGGGGACATGGTACTGCTGTCAACATAG
- the RASSF9 gene encoding ras association domain-containing protein 9 isoform X2, whose amino-acid sequence MASNEREIVVWVCQEEKIVCGLTKRTTCSEVIQALLEEHQTTFGEKKVLFGKPSDYCIVEKWRGSERVLPPLTKILRLWKAWGEEQANLHFVLVKSDAFLSFPLWKTAEAKVVQNVEKQWDLSPANYMKMLPIDKQKKIVRKTFRKLAKLKQDSVQQERDNMETLIHLIISQDHTIHQQVLRMKELDMEIEKCEAKFHLDRVANDGENYVQDSYLMIGTSEAEHQGSRPDDQKEMHDYLSKSEGILQVEERLKHHKQLIENLCAEIEREVHGICMGKNGESVRTEGAANAELETSDLESVKYELEKSMKDGLRINSYLSCIQKELTYRDSLLQKKEKEYELLTEEFNLLHVKDNIETRLQSNEEPSKGSGISSTSIAVPDFVHRVTNLDINDTDSDTGISSTHSQDSEITAGDMVLLST is encoded by the coding sequence ATGGCTTCAAATGAAAGAGAGATTGTGGTTTGGGTTTGCCAGGAGGAGAAGATTGTATGTGGTCTGACAAAGCGCACAACTTGCTCAGAAGTGATTCAAGCACTGCTTGAGGAACATCAGACAACATTTGGAGAGAAGAAGGTCCTTTTTGGCAAACCTAGTGATTACTGCATTGTAGAAAAATGGAGAGGCTCGGAGAGAGTACTGCCTCCCTTGACAAAAATTCTGAGACTTTGGAAGGCCTGGGGGGAAGAGCAGGCTAATTTGCATTTTGTATTGGTAAAGTCAGATGCTTTCCTCTCATTTCCATTGTGGAAGACAGCTGAAGCCAAGGTAGTACAAAATGTAGAAAAACAGTGGGACCTCAGTCCAGCAAACTACATGAAGATGTTGCCAATagacaagcaaaagaaaattgtgAGGAAGACTTTCCGGAAACTGGCCAAGCTTAAGCAGGACAGTGTTCAGCAAGAGAGAGATAATATGGAGACACTGATTCATCTGATCATTTCTCAAGATCATACCATTCATCAACAAGTCCTTAGAATGAAGGAACTAGATATGGAAATTGAAAAATGTGAAGCAAAATTCCATCTAGATCGTGTGGCAAATGATGGAGAAAATTATGTGCAGGACTCCTACTTAATGATTGGTACAAGTGAGGCTGAGCATCAAGGGAGTAGGCCAGATGATCAAAAAGAGATGCATGACTACTTGAGCAAAAGTGAGGGAATTTTACAGGTTGAAGAGAGACTGAAACATCACAAACAATTAATAGAGAACTTGTGTGCTGAAATTGAAAGAGAAGTACACGGTATTTGCATGGGAAAAAACGGAGAGTCTGTTCGCACAGAAGGAGCCGCTAATGCTGAACTGGAAACCTCAGATTTGGAAAGTGTAAAATATGAGCTGGAAAAAAGTATGAAAGATGGTCTGAGAATCAACTCATACCTGAGCTGCATCCAGAAAGAACTTACATACAGGGACTCACTGcttcaaaagaaggaaaaagaatatgAACTTCTTACAGAAGAATTTAATTTACTACATGTTAAGGACAACATTGAAACTAGGCTTCAATCAAATGAAGAGCCATCTAAGGGCAGTGGCATCTCCAGTACCAGCATTGCTGTTCCAGACTTTGTTCATAGAGTGACTAATCTGGACATAAATGATACAGACTCTGACACTGGAATCAGCTCTACACACAGTCAGGACTCTGAAATAACTGCAGGGGACATGGTACTGCTGTCAACATAG